The following are encoded in a window of Candidatus Limnocylindrales bacterium genomic DNA:
- a CDS encoding polysaccharide deacetylase family protein, with translation MKEHELNILMYHSISEGSGPTCISPHIFKEQLEVLSDCGYQVISLSDFVAWKGGERELTGRSVVITFDDGFKDFATTAFPELQARGWTATVFLPAGKIGGVDDWESNRSGYSPRSLMDWKTIQELADLGVNFGAHGIHHTDLTTLAPKIARQEIVESKRRIEEHTGHPVISFAPPYGKINAFVKSEIRKEYLLAVGTQLDRVRRTSDLYDLPRIEMWYFRHLRPWRTYLKQGSSMYFTLKQILRQFRTHVFPS, from the coding sequence ATGAAAGAGCACGAACTTAATATCCTGATGTACCACTCCATCTCAGAAGGATCTGGACCTACCTGTATTTCCCCTCATATCTTTAAGGAGCAGTTGGAGGTGCTTTCAGATTGCGGTTATCAGGTCATTTCTTTGTCCGACTTTGTCGCCTGGAAGGGAGGGGAACGAGAACTTACCGGACGCTCTGTGGTCATCACCTTTGATGACGGCTTCAAGGACTTTGCCACGACCGCTTTCCCCGAACTTCAAGCCCGCGGATGGACGGCAACGGTCTTTTTACCTGCCGGTAAAATCGGAGGCGTTGATGATTGGGAATCCAACAGATCTGGATATTCACCGAGATCCCTCATGGATTGGAAAACCATTCAAGAACTGGCGGACCTGGGAGTGAATTTTGGAGCCCATGGAATCCACCATACGGATCTTACAACCCTGGCCCCAAAAATCGCACGCCAGGAGATCGTAGAGTCTAAACGTAGAATAGAAGAGCATACTGGTCACCCTGTTATCAGCTTTGCTCCACCGTATGGAAAAATCAATGCCTTTGTAAAATCAGAAATTCGTAAAGAATACCTTCTGGCCGTAGGAACTCAACTGGATCGTGTCCGTCGTACCTCAGACCTGTATGACTTGCCTCGAATCGAAATGTGGTATTTTCGACATCTTCGTCCCTGGCGCACCTATCT